The Pseudomonas azadiae genome contains a region encoding:
- a CDS encoding ogr/Delta-like zinc finger family protein, protein MRVVCKCGNKGRIASREELSRDFAKLYCQCLDATCGHTWVANLTFSHTLSPSAQSYERMLFDRLREMPKAKQRELFDQLGAA, encoded by the coding sequence ATGAGAGTTGTATGCAAGTGCGGAAATAAGGGCCGAATTGCTTCAAGGGAGGAGCTATCGCGGGATTTTGCCAAGCTCTACTGCCAGTGCCTCGACGCAACATGCGGACACACATGGGTGGCGAATTTGACGTTTTCGCACACGCTCAGCCCCTCCGCCCAGTCATACGAACGGATGCTGTTCGACCGCTTAAGGGAGATGCCCAAGGCAAAACAGCGGGAGCTATTCGATCAACTTGGCGCAGCTTGA
- a CDS encoding helix-turn-helix domain-containing protein — MLIADGVGDRLREERERLGLNQTDFGMLLGVSRGTQKNYELGANSLDLRYVSALTEHKVDAAYVLSGHRSPSPGQGLAPEEAELVEQFRRLPPDDQKTVRRIVRSMAAEADGKSD, encoded by the coding sequence ATGCTCATAGCTGACGGAGTAGGTGATCGCCTAAGGGAAGAGCGCGAGCGCTTAGGTTTGAATCAAACTGATTTTGGAATGTTGTTGGGAGTAAGCCGTGGGACCCAAAAAAACTATGAGCTAGGTGCTAATTCGCTGGACCTGCGCTATGTGTCAGCCTTGACGGAACACAAGGTGGATGCGGCTTATGTACTTTCGGGGCATAGGTCTCCATCACCTGGGCAGGGACTTGCTCCTGAAGAAGCGGAACTGGTCGAGCAGTTCAGGAGATTGCCCCCGGATGATCAAAAAACTGTGCGGCGAATTGTCAGGTCTATGGCAGCTGAGGCCGATGGGAAGTCCGATTGA
- a CDS encoding DNA-binding protein, which produces MPATITPEQARAALDHKGVSIAEFSRKHGLNKNLVSDLLNGRIKGRRGEAHRAAVLLGIKDGVIGQ; this is translated from the coding sequence ATGCCCGCCACCATTACACCCGAGCAAGCCCGGGCCGCTCTTGATCACAAGGGAGTGAGCATCGCGGAGTTCAGCCGCAAGCACGGCTTGAATAAAAATTTAGTCAGCGACCTATTGAACGGTCGGATCAAAGGTCGCCGGGGGGAGGCACATCGCGCCGCCGTGTTACTCGGTATCAAAGACGGCGTGATTGGACAGTAA
- a CDS encoding YmfL family putative regulatory protein, whose protein sequence is MESQVLKTRREVVSAIICTFDGGRECAAARIGLPLKKFDNHAYENNNCRPLTDAQIFQLEQVTGTQHLPNYVAAMYGGMFVPVVHPENLDNVEMYARAIQSSAKHGTVDQAIAQALEDGVITDIEAELIQSAHVLHMAARTAEVYAAIDLYRAKSGKAK, encoded by the coding sequence ATGGAAAGCCAAGTTCTAAAAACACGCCGGGAAGTTGTCAGCGCAATTATTTGCACCTTCGACGGTGGCCGCGAATGCGCCGCTGCTCGTATAGGTCTGCCACTCAAGAAATTTGATAACCACGCCTATGAAAACAACAATTGCCGCCCCTTGACCGATGCGCAGATTTTCCAGCTGGAGCAAGTCACAGGCACCCAACATCTACCGAACTACGTCGCGGCAATGTACGGCGGTATGTTCGTTCCGGTGGTCCATCCAGAGAACCTGGACAACGTAGAGATGTATGCGCGGGCTATCCAAAGTTCGGCCAAGCACGGAACAGTCGATCAAGCAATTGCCCAGGCACTCGAGGACGGGGTGATCACCGACATCGAGGCAGAGTTGATCCAGAGTGCCCATGTACTGCACATGGCTGCCCGGACTGCTGAAGTCTACGCCGCGATTGATCTCTACCGCGCTAAATCGGGGAAAGCCAAATGA